A region of the Carettochelys insculpta isolate YL-2023 chromosome 11, ASM3395843v1, whole genome shotgun sequence genome:
aaagggggtgggggattcCAGGGTTGGGCAAGTGAACATGCTCTGACAATGAGGTAAATCACAACCTGGGAAAATACCAGATCTAGGAGGCGGTGCTGTGGGAGGCTGGTTCAGCCTGGCCAGGCCCTTTTCTGGCACAGCTGAGATGTCAGTTGTCATCACAGAACAGTTCGAGCTGTGGCCTTGTCTCCTTTTGCTCCCTACAAACACACTGCCAAAGTGTGGGCCTGGCAAGGACCCACAGGCACCATTTCAAAGTTGGAGTGGCATTTACCATTGGAATTACAGTAGCAGCATGGACGCAGGCTGAGATCAGAGGTGCATTGAGCCAGGTGCTGCACGGCCTTTCTCTAATATTAGGGTCCCATTGTGCCAGTCAGTGAATGGACCTGGACTGAAATCAGAGCCCCGTCACACAGTGTGCTACTGGGACcccaactgagatcagggccaGGCACTGCACGCACCCCAACTGAGATCATAATCCCGTCGTATGGTGCACTGCACCGACCCTGACCAAGCTCAGAGCCCCGTTGTATGGCGCGCTGCACCGACCCTAACCAAGATCAGCGCTCTGTTTTATGGTGCACTGCACCGATCTCAACCGAGATCAGAGCCCCCTTGTATGGCTTGTTGCACCAACCCTGACTGAGATCAGAGTCCTGTTGTGCAGGCACTGCAATGACCCTGACTGAGATTGGGACCCCCATTGTgctgactgctgcagccccacagtgaGAGTCAGCCCTTGCCCCAGGACAGtgtcaacagacaaggcagaCGCACAAATATtctctccatttcacagatggggaaactgaggcccggcACAGTTCAGTGATCTGTCCACATTCACACAGGGTGTCCAAGCCAGCAGCGACCCAGTGATTGTCAGCCTCACTTGTCAGGCTTGAAGCTGGTCAGAGACCAACAGGACTGAAGAAGGAAGCTGTCTCAAGGGCCAGACCTGTACATGGACGTTTTGGTGTGAAGCACCCTGAGATCTCCCGAGTCCCACTCCAAATTGGCACCCTCTCTTGCATTTACTGGTATAAACAGGACGCTGGGCGTCAGGAACCCTGGGTTCCATTCCAGCTGTGGGTGGTAGCAACgtctagtggttaaagcaagAGGTCTGCACATCAGGCTGTGGCTCATGGGCTCAAGACGACGCAAGGCCACTCGCGCCAGCTTGCTAGGGTGACTAGCGACCGTTCACAGCAAAGGAAGCAGTAACTGCGGGAGGGGGCCGGAGGGGAATTTCCCCCAACTTCCCATTTTGCAAGTTCCTGAAGTGAGTCCCACTGTGTAAACAGCAGACAAGgtggggccagagcctctggAAGCAGCTGTCATCTTCCGCAGTGCAGGCATAAATAAAGCCAGAGCAGGCGGTGGCTGGCAAAGGGTGCAGGTGGTGCATGCGACTGCTGCAGGGTGCCTCCAGAACGAGTCCTCTCTCCGTCCGGGTGAgtagaggggctggcaggggtgggggaggtgctgggtgggaggggagtgcacAGGAGGAGACAGCAGGGTGCCTGCAAGCCTGGGTGCTGCCTTGTGAGTATGGCTACCGCAGGGGAGCTCTGTCCCTGGGGCCTCCTGCTGCAATGAAGGGGCCAGTTACCGCCAGCAATGGGCGCCTGGGACCTGAGTGCTGGGCTGAGCCCCATCACACTCATTTCTCATGAGCTACTGGGCAGTTGCAGTCACTGCCCAGTAGAGGGAAGCCAGTGGGTTCCCCATTCCCTCAACCGCACATTGCCCTGCACCCAATTCCTGAGGCAGCCAGTATAGGAGGGAGGAAAGGGCACGCTCAGCTACTCCTGACAGCCTCCTGGCTTGACTTGTGCCTGCACCGTACAGCTGTCGCATTCAACAGACACTGCGAACCAATGTCTCCTCAGgtcctcccagccagggacccctaCATTCCTGCCCATCTAGCGctatgggaaagaaagaaaagtcacCTGCGTGTGATGACCCCCAGATTGAGACCTTGTGCCCCTCAACCTGCTCAGTGCAGGGCTTCCAGACAGATGCCCCCTTCCATCCTAATTTTCTGTATCAAACTAGGACCTAGGAGCACCAGTCATGGCCCAGGGCCCCATTATGCCCACTGCTGTATGGACACCTCCCAGGAGATCTGTTCCAGCCCACCAAAAGTCCAGTTACTAGCCAGCCCATAGCCCCCGGGACGAGCCTCTAGCTCCATATTTGATACAAGCCCAGGTTCCGCAAGCTAGAGGCAGAGCTGCTCAGAAAATGCCCATTATCTTTACTATATtgttttaatattcctgtgggaAGTTCTTGTTTCTTTGAGGTAAAAATTAAACCAAAAAGTGGCTGGGGCGTTTTTGTTTAGTTTCCCAttaaatatattgtttttaaaaccCTCAAATTAGTaacccccctcaaaaaaaaaatggaagaggaAAAGCTGGGTTTTTTTAACCAAAAGACGAACAACTTTTACTCAAACCAATATTATTTTAGTGGAACATTTTTCAGTTTCCAGAGTATCAGGACAATGGCATtttttctgtgaagtgaaaattcTCCGCAAAACACTCAGTTTTGGACAAAAAGCCACGTTTTGTCAGGAAAGAAGAAAAGGTTTTGCCACAGAGGCCTTACCAGCTCTGATGTACAGAGATTCTTCTTGTCGTCCCAGGCAGAGGCAGAAGCCTCTGTGGTTTCTATCTTGCAGCCCATCACACAATGGTGTCTGAGTACCTGCCAGCTAAAATCAACAGCCATAGGCCAGTCCCCTTCCAGATTTCTTGCCATGTCTGTATAACACCTGTCCCCTGGGTGGGGTGTTGGTACTATGGGATCTCAAGCAGGGGCCTCCAAGAGCGACAGCTTTATTATGCCTGTAGCAGCCTCGTCACCACTGTATATCTCGCAGACATCAAGGGAAAGGGCTAGTGTGGGCAACAGAATGGGCACGAGTTTCACCTGCACTTAGCACCACTAGGAAGCACAGTGTAAGTGTCCCCTTACACGAGTGGCCACTGTGGAGTAACGCTGTTCTCACTCTTCAGCAGGTTCCACCATGCTCACACACCTTTGCCTCCTGGTGCTCTGGTCGCTGAGCTCCAGTCCTGCCCTGGCAGATATTCGGAGCTGTCACGTCTCCAGGATTCAATCTACAGTGGTCTCCAACTGCCAAGCTCAGCGCCATGAATTGGTGCCAGAAATTGATCCAGCCAGCCAGATCCTCCTGCTGAATTTCAACCTCCTCTCCAATATctcagcctcctccttccccaggctggagAGGCTGAGGAAGCTGTCTCTGGGGTGTCAGCTGGGGGGAACGCTCTCCATTGGAGAAAGAGCCTTTGAGAAGGTGGCCAACATCACATTCCTGGACCTCGGGGGCAACAAGAAGCTGAGCCTCCAACGCACAGCTCTGGCTGGCTTATGGCAGCTTGAGGTGCTCCTGCTGGATGCCAATGGCCTTGAGGAGGGTGTGCTGGAGGGCAGCTATTTCCAGGATTTGGTGTCTCTCAGAAGGCTGGATCTCACAGGGAACCAAATAAAGAGGCTGAGACCCGATTCCTCTTTCCAAGGCTTGAGGCTGCTGGATTCCCTTCATCTCCGGCTCAACAGGATCAAGGCAATCTGTGGGGAGGATCTGACCCACCTTCGGGGAAGACACCTGTCCCTCCTAGATCTCTCATCCAACCAGCTGTCTTATCGGGACCCTTGGTACAgccactcctgccccagtcccttccACAACATCACCGTGGAAACCCTGGATGTGTCTTCCAACCCATGGGATGTGGGTAGTGCTGAACGTTTCTTTAAGGTCATGGGGAATGCCCAGGTACGGCATTTGAAGTTGCAGCATTCAGGGGCTATTGGGAGAGGTTTTGGGTTCAATAACCTGCGTGGACTTTCTGCCACCACCTTCTCAGGGCTCAGCCATAGTGGGGTCCTCTCCTTTGACATGTCTCATGGCTTTCTCTCCAAGCTGGGCTCTTTAGTCTTCTCAGGTCTCCCTGAGCTCAGAGTGTTGCGCCTGGCATCGAATCAGATCCACGAAATCCATGCGGGGGCCTTTGCTGGGCTGCAACACCTCTGGACCCTGGATCTATCCCACAATCTGCTGGGGCAGCTGAACACGGAGGTTCTCCAGAGCCTGACCCACTCCCCACTGCTGCACCTCAACCTCAAGTCCAACCACATCGGGGCCATCCAGCACAATGCCTTGCAGGGACTGAGGACTCTGCGGATGCTGGATATGCAGGACAACGCCCTTTCACGTGTGCCTccggggcagctccctgccctgcagcgcctGCTGCTGGGTCAGAACAGGATCAAGCACGCCTGGGGGATTGGGAAGCTTTCCACAAACCTGACCTTCCTTGACTTGTCTTCCAACCGCATACAAGACCTCAGGGGGCTCTGGAATGAGCTGAGGGGCATCCCTGCCCTGCAGTTTCTGAACCTATCACAGAACCTGCTCTCTGTGTGCTCTGAGCACCAGGACAGAGCCACATCCAGACAAAGCCAACTCAGGGTGGTGGACCTTTCCCAGAACTCTCTGAACACCATCTGGAATGCAGGAGGCTGCATGGATATTTTTCACCATCTAGACAAGCTGATGGTCTTGAATCTCAGTAAAAACAACCTCCAAATCTTGCCTGAGGGCCTCTTCCAGGGGCTGGTGTCTCTCCAGACTCTGGAGCTTTCTGGAAACCTCCTGGCCATGCTCCCTGATGGGCTGTTCCGGGacctgctttccctgcaggttctaGGGCTGCAGGGTAATCCCTTGGTGACTCTGTCACCATCTGTTCTTAGGCCGCTCCAGGCACTAGCATTCCTGAATCTCAGGGAGGTCTCACTGCTTTGCCATTGCAGTTTGCAGGACCTGGGGGACTGGCTGCACTCCACCAATGCAACTCTAAGCGGTGGAATGGAAGGGGTCACCTGTTTTGTGCCTGCCCCTCCTTTCACAGGAATGCCCCTCCTTTCCTTCATCCAAAGCAGCTGTGCCTAACAACACAGGTCATGCTGTGTCCAGCTCTTCCCGGCATAGGAACCTACCTGCGCGGCTTTAAAAGCTGTTCCATAAGCCATGTGGTTGGCACCCACCTGTGATGCTTAATGCAATCACATGCAGCAATGCCCTGTCATCTTCAGCTGTGAACCTGTTTCCCAAGGCTATAAGCACAGCCTGGAGTAAAAGTCAAGGCATTTGGGTTTGACTCCTAGTTCTGGGAATAGAGTTTAGTAGTTAGAATGGGGGCAGGAAGTAGGGTCTAGTGGTTTGAAGGGGTGCGGGTTCAGTTGTATTCCTGGTTTTGGGAGTGGGGCCTCATGGATCAGAAAAGAGGAGCTGACTGGTTTCCAGCTCCAGGAGAAGGGGGTTAGTGGTTGAAACTGGGGCACAGATGGCCACAGTCCTGCCCCTGCCTGTACTGCAATTCTCCTTTGCCCATTTTGCAGTAAAGGCATTGGGAGATTTAACATATCTCTGGGGTGTGTTGAAGAGCTCAGTGTCATCACCCCTTTATTCTTCTAATGACAGCCGAACAGGTGGAAAACCCTCACAGACTTACAGCTCCCAGCATGGCAGGGACGATGCTTTCTGAATCCTGGAGCATTATGGGTATGCAGTGGGCATTCGGCAGGGTCTGTTTAGCACAGATGCAGGTTAAATCACTACATAGGTTCCAGCAGGAACCTTTCTTAGGGAACAAGGTGTGACTTTAACAGGTGTTAGCCCATATCCCTTAACTAACCCTGTTCACACGTTGAAAGCATGGTGCAGAGCAGGCGAGCTGCAGTTTTAACTCATTAGCTTGCGAAGGTAAACCCATGTTAAACCTACAATCACTTTGTCTGTACCAGAATTTTAGCGTATCTAAAACACACCTTTTATCCTTAAGACCATGGAAAGTGCTTCCATTCCTCATCTCCAGCTCCATGTCCACTGGGACGCAAGATGCCATCACAGTACACAACACAATTAACAGCGGTGTCCACAGGGGTGTGTGGACAGGAGCTGGGACTTCAGATGAATGCTGTTTCCTAAACAGGCTCTCTTAGCTAAGCAATGttgatttttgttgttattgttgccAATAAAGCTTCAAACTGGTAAATGCAATTGGTAAATTGCAGTGATGTGTATTTAGAGCCCTGGGATGTGTCGGGGCTGCAGGGAGATCTACAAAGACATAGGAGGAAAAGGgtttaagaaaggaaaggaaaatcaaATGGAGGGAAGCCAGCATGATGTGCCTAGCCTTCTCGGGAGTCAGTTCGCAAATGTGGAACAAAATCCTTTGGGGACTAAGGACCATCCCAAACCTGCTGGATTTCCATGCTAAATGCCAGCTTATCTCTCTGGCCAGCCATCTCTGACATAAACGCAGAACAGTGCAAGGGGATGTAGGCACAGCCCAACTAAAACCATGGCATGCAGGATTCTTCCCCTGGGGAAAGGGTGAGAGAAAGCACTTCCCCCGAGGGGGCAGATATTCGTCATACTGCATAATGCAAAGATACTGACGTGATGAGAATGAGCTATGAGCCTGCATAGAACAGAAAATCTTCCCTCATGGCTAAGAACAGATTCCAGCTCTTCAGCCCTCTACATCCCTCCTCTCAATTTCAGCCACTCACACATAGCTACACCCCTCGAATGCCCCTCAGCATCCCCTCACTTGTCTCAGCCTTCCTGTCTTTCCATGTCTCTTATCCAAGCTTAGATGTATACGGCAATTTTTAGTCTGTTCCTCCTGCCTGGCCGTCTCTCATAGCACTGCATTCTCTCTGGTGGGAAGGGGATCTAGAAGGGAACAGAGTCCCTAAAGCCACACACAGGAGCGTGAGTGGGGCAGGCACTTGCTTGAACTAGGGCGTGATTGTTGTGGAACGCAAGACTCCAGAACCATTAGAACCTTCCAGCAACACACACAGTTTCATTAGTAACATGATGGGTGTAGGAAACAGCCCTTGATGAATCCTGCAGAGTGGCCACTATTGTCCTCTGAGGCTGTATCATTTTTGTGCAGGCAGCCTCAGCCTGACCCCAGCTTATGACCCTGACAGAAAGCAAGAGAAGGGGCTTCCTgggcacccagctgactgtgggCAGACCTGGGGAGGAGGTCTGGCACATTCTGGCATTGCTTCCTGCTGTGCTCAGGACAACAGAACCGAGCGTGTGTCCCTTGTGAATTGCTGAGATTGCACCAAGGGACAGACCTGGTTGGTCTCATCAGTTTTCCCTGCTACTAGACACAACCCTGCCAGGCCCTAGGGACCACAGCAAGGACCCTGCGAGACGCCGAGGTGGAAAAGCCCCCCAAAGGCGCCGCCCTGCTGCTGTCTGACGCCGGC
Encoded here:
- the LOC142019058 gene encoding toll-like receptor 5, with product MLTHLCLLVLWSLSSSPALADIRSCHVSRIQSTVVSNCQAQRHELVPEIDPASQILLLNFNLLSNISASSFPRLERLRKLSLGCQLGGTLSIGERAFEKVANITFLDLGGNKKLSLQRTALAGLWQLEVLLLDANGLEEGVLEGSYFQDLVSLRRLDLTGNQIKRLRPDSSFQGLRLLDSLHLRLNRIKAICGEDLTHLRGRHLSLLDLSSNQLSYRDPWYSHSCPSPFHNITVETLDVSSNPWDVGSAERFFKVMGNAQVRHLKLQHSGAIGRGFGFNNLRGLSATTFSGLSHSGVLSFDMSHGFLSKLGSLVFSGLPELRVLRLASNQIHEIHAGAFAGLQHLWTLDLSHNLLGQLNTEVLQSLTHSPLLHLNLKSNHIGAIQHNALQGLRTLRMLDMQDNALSRVPPGQLPALQRLLLGQNRIKHAWGIGKLSTNLTFLDLSSNRIQDLRGLWNELRGIPALQFLNLSQNLLSVCSEHQDRATSRQSQLRVVDLSQNSLNTIWNAGGCMDIFHHLDKLMVLNLSKNNLQILPEGLFQGLVSLQTLELSGNLLAMLPDGLFRDLLSLQVLGLQGNPLVTLSPSVLRPLQALAFLNLREVSLLCHCSLQDLGDWLHSTNATLSGGMEGVTCFVPAPPFTGMPLLSFIQSSCA